A region of Streptomyces sp. R44 DNA encodes the following proteins:
- a CDS encoding glycoside hydrolase family 3 N-terminal domain-containing protein, with product MPHPHPRPRRRRRAGGALPLAVTAATAVLAGLLAGAVPSATASAAEDDPAPRAVDRFEGEVPFAGPPAEGLFTWGSDTDDHPELTLAERADAPEGAKVLEGRYDISGWGGFTHDFAFDEPAQDWTAHQGIRFWWYGQNTAPLPPGSGRRINFEIKDGGADGEASELWTTSFTDDWEGWHLVEIPFSAFQYRADYQPVGGIDQVLGLDRMWGYALTLPTGAPGGRFALDGVELYGKADPALNTRVVTGAVVHPVDEGGTARIDVSVATTGSQPTGEPVTVAYTTDDSGPAKPGTDYTPVSGTLVFPAGTPSGTTRSITVATLKDQAGEEAETIPVKLTVDGAKAPSENPLVAVNAHGLPYLDARLPVRKRVADLLSRMTLREKAGQMTQAERNALRSPADIAGQGLGSLLSGGGSVPTPNTAAAWAGMVDAYQLRTRATRLQIPLIYGVDAVHGHNNVIGSTIMPHNIGIGAGRDPGLAARTGAVTAKEVRATGVPWDFAPCLCVTRDERWGRSYESFGEDPALVTAMETVIDGMQGAPDGRDLDRNDKVLTTAKHFVGDGGTAFGSSTTGSYTIDQGVTRVTREELEAVHLAPFAEAVKHGVGTVMPSYSSLDVLGDDQGPVKTHADAEMINGVLKDRMGFEGFVISDWQAIDQIPGDYPSDVRTSVNAGLDMIMVPTNYQDFTRTLVAEVEAGRIRTARIDDAVARILTQKFRLGLFEKPYADTTHLDAVGSAEHRAVAREAAAASQVLLKNAGGVLPLKPAQNVYVAGSNADDLGNQAGGWTVTWQGASGRTTTGTTILEAMKKSAGPGTTLTYSKDASAPTAGHDVGVVVVGETPYAEGMGDVGNGHDLELTAADKAAVDRVCAAMPCAVLVVSGRPQLIGDRLPAIDALVASWLPGTEGDGVADVLYGRRPFTGQLPVSWPKSENQLPLNVGDTRYDPQFPYGWGLTTLRGTPQGGEPALRAIGLAARALQKAGHGRSVAARQLVGRARLIVQDRIGQNLTEKTAKPFAEADHLLLGGDPVGAVAELTAAFRAAG from the coding sequence ATGCCGCACCCGCACCCGCGCCCCCGCCGTCGGAGAAGGGCGGGCGGCGCCCTGCCGCTCGCCGTCACCGCCGCCACCGCCGTCCTCGCCGGACTGCTCGCGGGAGCCGTACCGAGCGCCACCGCGTCCGCCGCCGAGGACGACCCGGCGCCACGGGCCGTCGACCGCTTCGAGGGCGAGGTCCCCTTCGCCGGACCGCCCGCCGAGGGCCTGTTCACCTGGGGCAGCGACACCGACGACCACCCGGAGCTCACCCTCGCCGAGCGCGCCGACGCCCCCGAGGGCGCCAAGGTGCTCGAAGGCCGCTACGACATCAGCGGCTGGGGCGGGTTCACCCACGACTTCGCCTTCGACGAGCCGGCGCAGGACTGGACCGCGCACCAGGGCATCCGCTTCTGGTGGTACGGGCAGAACACCGCCCCGCTGCCGCCCGGCTCCGGAAGGCGGATCAACTTCGAGATCAAGGACGGCGGCGCCGACGGCGAGGCGTCCGAGCTCTGGACCACCTCGTTCACCGACGACTGGGAGGGCTGGCACCTCGTCGAGATCCCCTTCTCCGCGTTCCAGTACCGCGCCGACTACCAGCCGGTCGGCGGCATCGACCAGGTCCTGGGCCTCGACAGGATGTGGGGCTACGCGCTCACACTGCCCACCGGCGCACCGGGCGGGCGCTTCGCCCTCGACGGCGTCGAGCTGTACGGGAAGGCCGACCCGGCCCTGAACACCCGGGTCGTGACGGGTGCGGTGGTGCACCCGGTCGACGAGGGCGGCACCGCACGCATCGACGTCTCGGTCGCCACCACCGGCTCCCAGCCCACCGGCGAGCCGGTCACCGTCGCGTACACCACGGACGACAGCGGGCCGGCGAAGCCAGGGACGGACTACACGCCGGTCAGCGGCACCCTCGTCTTCCCCGCCGGCACGCCCTCCGGGACGACCCGCTCGATCACCGTCGCCACGCTCAAGGACCAGGCCGGCGAAGAGGCCGAGACGATCCCGGTGAAGCTGACGGTCGACGGCGCGAAGGCGCCTTCGGAGAACCCCCTCGTCGCGGTGAACGCCCACGGACTGCCCTACCTGGACGCGCGCCTGCCGGTGCGGAAACGGGTCGCGGACCTGCTGTCCCGGATGACGCTCCGGGAGAAGGCCGGGCAGATGACCCAGGCCGAGCGCAACGCCCTGCGTTCGCCCGCCGACATCGCCGGCCAGGGCCTCGGCTCCCTGCTCTCCGGCGGCGGCTCCGTGCCCACGCCGAACACGGCGGCGGCCTGGGCCGGCATGGTCGACGCGTACCAGCTGCGCACCCGGGCCACCCGGCTGCAGATCCCACTGATCTACGGCGTCGACGCCGTGCACGGACACAACAACGTCATCGGCTCGACGATCATGCCGCACAACATCGGCATCGGCGCCGGACGCGATCCCGGTCTCGCCGCCCGCACCGGCGCCGTCACCGCGAAGGAGGTCCGGGCCACCGGCGTGCCCTGGGACTTCGCGCCCTGCCTGTGCGTGACCCGGGACGAACGCTGGGGCCGCTCCTACGAGTCCTTCGGCGAGGACCCGGCGCTCGTCACCGCCATGGAGACCGTCATCGACGGGATGCAGGGCGCGCCGGACGGCCGGGACCTCGACCGGAACGACAAGGTGCTGACCACCGCCAAGCACTTCGTCGGCGACGGCGGCACGGCCTTCGGGTCGTCGACGACCGGTTCGTACACGATCGACCAGGGCGTCACCCGGGTCACCCGCGAGGAGCTGGAGGCCGTGCACCTCGCGCCCTTCGCCGAGGCCGTGAAGCACGGCGTCGGCACCGTCATGCCCTCGTACTCCTCGCTCGACGTCCTCGGCGACGACCAGGGCCCCGTGAAGACGCACGCCGACGCCGAGATGATCAACGGCGTGCTCAAGGACCGGATGGGCTTCGAGGGCTTCGTCATCAGCGACTGGCAGGCCATCGACCAGATCCCCGGCGACTACCCGAGCGACGTGCGGACCTCGGTCAACGCCGGCCTGGACATGATCATGGTGCCGACGAACTACCAGGACTTCACCCGGACACTCGTCGCCGAGGTGGAGGCGGGCCGCATCCGCACCGCCCGGATCGACGACGCCGTCGCCCGGATCCTCACCCAGAAGTTCCGCCTGGGCCTCTTCGAGAAGCCGTACGCGGACACCACGCACCTGGACGCCGTCGGCTCGGCCGAACACCGCGCGGTGGCGCGCGAGGCGGCCGCCGCCTCACAGGTGCTCCTGAAGAACGCGGGCGGTGTCCTCCCGCTCAAGCCGGCCCAGAACGTGTACGTGGCCGGCTCGAACGCGGACGACCTCGGCAACCAGGCCGGTGGATGGACCGTCACCTGGCAGGGCGCCTCCGGCCGGACGACCACCGGCACCACGATCCTCGAAGCGATGAAGAAGTCCGCCGGCCCCGGCACCACGCTCACGTACTCCAAGGACGCCTCCGCGCCCACCGCCGGACACGACGTCGGCGTCGTGGTGGTGGGCGAGACGCCGTACGCCGAGGGCATGGGAGACGTCGGCAACGGCCACGACCTGGAACTGACCGCGGCCGACAAGGCGGCCGTCGACCGGGTCTGCGCCGCCATGCCCTGCGCCGTCCTCGTCGTCTCCGGCCGTCCCCAGCTCATCGGCGACCGACTGCCCGCGATCGACGCCCTGGTCGCGTCCTGGCTGCCGGGGACGGAGGGCGACGGCGTGGCGGACGTCCTCTACGGCCGGCGGCCCTTCACCGGACAGCTGCCGGTGAGCTGGCCGAAGTCGGAGAACCAGCTCCCGCTCAACGTGGGCGACACACGGTACGACCCGCAGTTCCCGTACGGCTGGGGCCTGACCACCCTCCGCGGCACGCCGCAGGGCGGGGAGCCGGCGCTGCGGGCGATCGGGCTCGCCGCCCGGGCCCTCCAGAAGGCCGGCCACGGCAGGTCCGTCGCGGCCCGGCAGCTGGTGGGCCGCGCCCGCCTGATCGTCCAGGACCGCATCGGGCAGAACCTCACCGAGAAGACCGCGAAACCGTTCGCCGAGGCCGACCACCTGCTGCTCGGCGGCGATCCGGTGGGCGCCGTCGCCGAGCTGACCGCGGCGTTCCGCGCGGCGGGCTGA
- a CDS encoding N-acetyltransferase family protein: MDEIPATDTDRPDAGVRLRSATAQDAGFLTAILLEAFNWDRPRFTLDEILRTPRHAHYVTGWPSPGDFGVVAEDATGRPVGAAWARRFPATDPGYGFVDPHVPELTVGVLPGHRGRGVGGALLDEVVRTASREGVDRLSLGVEDGNPAARLYVSRGFVTVGREGESDTMLLRLAGAAS, encoded by the coding sequence ATGGATGAGATTCCCGCGACCGACACGGACCGGCCGGATGCTGGCGTCCGGCTCCGCTCGGCGACGGCCCAGGACGCCGGCTTCCTGACGGCGATCCTGCTGGAGGCTTTCAACTGGGACCGGCCGCGCTTCACCCTCGACGAGATCCTGCGGACGCCACGCCACGCGCACTACGTCACCGGCTGGCCCTCCCCGGGGGACTTCGGCGTCGTGGCCGAGGACGCCACGGGCAGACCCGTCGGCGCCGCCTGGGCCAGGCGGTTCCCGGCGACCGACCCGGGCTACGGATTCGTGGACCCGCACGTCCCGGAGCTGACCGTCGGCGTCCTGCCCGGACACCGGGGACGGGGTGTCGGCGGCGCCCTGCTCGACGAGGTGGTGAGGACCGCTTCGCGCGAGGGCGTCGACCGGCTGAGTCTCGGCGTCGAGGACGGCAACCCGGCTGCCCGGCTCTACGTCTCCCGGGGGTTCGTGACGGTCGGACGTGAGGGGGAATCGGACACGATGCTGCTCCGGCTCGCCGGAGCAGCATCGTGA
- a CDS encoding discoidin domain-containing protein has translation MPSSSVGSPPALRRPAPAVRRATVGALVAALAGGLLAVGPASTASAAPTLLSQGKPATASSAEGPFTATGAVDGDLTGTRWASDWTDAQWFQVDLGRSATLSSAVLSWEAAYGKSYEIQASDNGTDWRTVTTVTGGDGGTDDVALSGTGRYVRMKGLTRGTAWGYSLWEFQVYGTTGGDTTLPGGGDLGPNVHVVDPSTPNIQAQLDDVFRQQESAQFGAGRHAFLFKPGTYHGLNAQIGFYTQIAGLGLRPDDTTINGDVTVDAGWFDGNATQNFWRGAEGLALDPVNGTDRWAVSQASSFRRMHVKGGLDLAPSGYGWASGGYIADSKIDGQVGNYSQQQWYTRDSTIGGWSNSVWNQVFSGTEGAPAQAFPEPKYTTLDTTPVSREKPYLIWEDDQFKVFSPAKRTDARGTTWANGTPQGEKIPLSRFYVVRPGTTAATVNQALAQGLHLLFTPGVHHVDRTISVNRANTIVLGLGLATIVPDNGVTAMRVADVDGVRLAGFLIDAGPVNSPTLLEVGPQNASADHAANPTTVQDVYVRVGGAGAGRATTSVVVNSDDTIVDHTWVWRADHGDGVGWDTNRADYGVRVNGDDVLATGLFVEHFNKYDVEWYGDRGRTIFFQNEKAYDAPDQAAIQNGGTKGYAAYRVDDSVTTHEGWGLGSYCYYAVDPTIRQDHGFKAPVKPGVRFHGLLTVSLGGNGQFEHVINDTGAPTQGTGTVPSTVVSFP, from the coding sequence ATGCCTTCCTCTTCCGTCGGGTCCCCGCCGGCCCTCCGGCGCCCCGCCCCAGCAGTCCGACGGGCCACCGTCGGCGCCCTCGTCGCCGCGCTCGCCGGCGGCCTCCTCGCCGTCGGCCCCGCCTCGACGGCCTCCGCCGCCCCCACCCTGCTCTCCCAGGGGAAGCCGGCCACCGCCTCCTCCGCGGAAGGCCCCTTCACCGCGACCGGCGCGGTCGACGGCGACCTCACCGGCACCCGCTGGGCGAGCGACTGGACCGACGCCCAGTGGTTCCAGGTCGACCTCGGCCGGAGCGCCACGCTCAGCAGCGCCGTGCTGAGCTGGGAGGCCGCCTACGGCAAGAGCTACGAGATCCAGGCCTCCGACAACGGCACCGACTGGCGGACCGTCACCACCGTGACCGGCGGCGACGGCGGCACCGACGACGTCGCCCTCTCCGGCACCGGCCGCTACGTCCGGATGAAGGGCCTCACCCGGGGCACGGCCTGGGGCTACTCGCTCTGGGAGTTCCAGGTGTACGGCACGACCGGCGGAGACACCACCCTGCCCGGCGGCGGCGACCTCGGTCCGAACGTCCACGTCGTCGACCCGTCCACCCCGAACATCCAGGCGCAGCTGGACGACGTCTTCCGGCAGCAGGAGTCCGCCCAGTTCGGCGCCGGCCGGCACGCCTTCCTCTTCAAGCCGGGCACGTACCACGGCCTCAACGCCCAGATCGGCTTCTACACCCAGATCGCGGGCCTCGGGCTCCGTCCCGACGACACCACCATCAACGGCGACGTGACGGTCGACGCCGGCTGGTTCGACGGCAACGCCACCCAGAACTTCTGGCGCGGCGCCGAGGGCCTGGCCCTCGACCCGGTGAACGGCACCGACCGCTGGGCCGTGTCCCAGGCCTCGTCCTTCCGCCGCATGCACGTCAAGGGCGGGCTCGACCTGGCGCCCAGCGGCTACGGCTGGGCCAGTGGCGGCTACATCGCCGACTCGAAGATCGACGGCCAGGTCGGCAACTACTCGCAGCAGCAGTGGTACACCCGCGACAGCACGATCGGCGGCTGGTCCAACAGCGTCTGGAACCAGGTCTTCTCCGGCACCGAGGGCGCGCCCGCGCAGGCCTTCCCCGAGCCGAAGTACACCACCCTCGACACCACCCCGGTCTCCCGCGAGAAGCCCTACCTGATCTGGGAGGACGACCAGTTCAAGGTCTTCTCCCCCGCCAAGCGGACCGACGCCCGCGGCACCACCTGGGCGAACGGCACCCCGCAGGGCGAGAAGATCCCGCTGAGCCGGTTCTACGTGGTCAGGCCCGGCACCACCGCGGCCACCGTCAACCAGGCGCTCGCCCAGGGCCTGCACCTGCTGTTCACGCCCGGCGTCCACCACGTCGACCGGACGATCAGCGTGAACCGTGCGAACACGATCGTCCTCGGCCTCGGCCTGGCCACGATCGTCCCGGACAACGGTGTCACGGCGATGCGCGTCGCCGACGTCGACGGCGTCCGTCTCGCCGGCTTCCTGATCGACGCCGGCCCGGTCAACTCGCCCACGCTCCTGGAGGTCGGTCCGCAGAACGCCTCCGCCGACCACGCCGCCAACCCCACCACCGTCCAGGACGTCTACGTCCGGGTCGGCGGCGCGGGCGCCGGCAGGGCCACCACGAGCGTGGTCGTCAACAGCGACGACACGATCGTCGACCACACCTGGGTCTGGCGCGCCGACCACGGCGACGGCGTCGGCTGGGACACCAACCGCGCCGACTACGGCGTCCGCGTCAACGGCGACGACGTCCTCGCCACCGGCCTGTTCGTCGAGCACTTCAACAAGTACGACGTCGAGTGGTACGGCGACCGCGGCCGCACGATCTTCTTCCAGAACGAGAAGGCGTACGACGCGCCCGACCAGGCCGCCATCCAGAACGGCGGCACCAAGGGCTACGCCGCCTACCGGGTCGACGACTCCGTCACCACCCACGAGGGCTGGGGCCTGGGCAGCTACTGCTACTACGCCGTCGACCCGACGATCCGTCAGGACCACGGCTTCAAGGCCCCGGTGAAGCCGGGCGTGAGGTTCCACGGCCTGCTCACCGTGTCGCTCGGCGGCAACGGCCAGTTCGAGCACGTCATCAACGACACGGGAGCCCCGACCCAGGGCACCGGGACCGTCCCCTCGACGGTCGTCTCCTTCCCCTGA
- a CDS encoding GH1 family beta-glucosidase gives MSDTTDHRTLDLGAFPADFAWGTATSAYQIEGAVAEDGRAPSIWDTFSRVPGAIDHADHGDTACDHYHRWPEDIALMKELGTDTYRMSVAWPRVVPNGDGPVNQAGLDFYDRLVDGLLDAGITPNITLYHWDLPQALQDRGGWTVRETAERLADHASVVAARLGDRVTRWATLNEPLCSAWIGHLEGRMAPGLRDLTAAVRASYHLLLGHGLATAAVRAAAPGAHVGLVTNHSTITPASTRPEDIAAARRADGHTNRWWLDPVYGRGFPTDMRELYGVELPERPGDLELIAAPLDWHGLNYYFPETVADDPAGPVPHARSVRLPGVPRTAMDWPVDAGGLEAFLLRLTEDYGVRKLYVTENGSAFPDTVDPDGEVHDPDRTRYLEQHLAACARALRKGAPLAGYYAWSLLDNFEWAYGYDKRFGLVHVDYATQRRTVKSSGRRYADIIRAHRTQHG, from the coding sequence TTGTCCGACACCACCGACCACCGCACGCTCGACCTCGGCGCCTTCCCCGCGGACTTCGCCTGGGGCACCGCCACCTCCGCCTACCAGATCGAGGGCGCCGTCGCCGAGGACGGCCGCGCCCCCTCCATCTGGGACACCTTCTCCCGCGTCCCCGGCGCGATCGACCACGCCGACCACGGCGACACGGCCTGCGACCACTACCACCGCTGGCCCGAGGACATCGCCCTGATGAAGGAGCTGGGCACCGACACGTACCGGATGTCCGTCGCCTGGCCCCGCGTCGTCCCGAACGGCGACGGGCCCGTCAACCAGGCCGGGCTCGACTTCTACGACCGGCTCGTCGACGGACTCCTCGACGCCGGCATCACCCCCAACATCACCCTCTACCACTGGGACCTGCCGCAGGCCCTGCAGGACCGCGGCGGCTGGACCGTCCGCGAGACCGCCGAGCGCCTCGCCGACCACGCCTCCGTCGTCGCCGCCCGGCTCGGCGACCGGGTCACCCGGTGGGCCACCCTCAACGAGCCGCTCTGCTCCGCCTGGATCGGCCACCTGGAGGGCCGGATGGCCCCGGGCCTGAGGGACCTCACGGCCGCCGTCCGCGCCTCGTACCACCTGCTCCTCGGCCACGGCCTCGCCACCGCCGCCGTCCGCGCCGCCGCGCCCGGCGCCCACGTCGGCCTCGTCACCAACCACTCCACCATCACCCCGGCCTCCACCCGCCCCGAGGACATCGCCGCCGCCCGGCGCGCCGACGGGCACACCAACCGCTGGTGGCTCGACCCGGTGTACGGGCGCGGCTTCCCCACCGACATGCGCGAGCTGTACGGGGTCGAGCTCCCCGAGCGGCCGGGCGACCTGGAACTGATCGCGGCCCCGCTCGACTGGCACGGACTCAACTACTACTTCCCGGAGACCGTCGCCGACGACCCCGCCGGGCCCGTCCCCCACGCCCGTTCCGTACGCCTGCCCGGCGTGCCGCGCACCGCCATGGACTGGCCGGTGGACGCCGGCGGCCTGGAGGCCTTCCTGCTCCGCCTCACCGAGGACTACGGGGTACGGAAGCTGTACGTGACCGAGAACGGCTCGGCCTTCCCCGACACCGTCGACCCCGACGGCGAGGTGCACGACCCGGACCGCACCCGCTACCTGGAGCAGCACCTCGCGGCCTGCGCCCGCGCGCTGCGCAAGGGCGCCCCCCTCGCCGGGTACTACGCCTGGTCCCTGCTCGACAACTTCGAGTGGGCCTACGGCTACGACAAGCGCTTCGGCCTGGTGCACGTCGACTACGCGACCCAGCGGCGCACGGTGAAGTCGAGCGGCCGGCGGTACGCGGACATCATCCGCGCCCACCGGACACAGCACGGCTGA
- a CDS encoding carbohydrate ABC transporter permease: MAAPRSFLWTRRILLTLLTGFVLLPLYVMVSSSLKPLADVSGKFEWVPSGLTLRPYLDIWDTVPLADYFLNSLTVAGAATVFSVAVAILAAYAVSRHDFRGKRVFTVTVLSTQMFPGILFLLPLFLIYVNIGNATGIALFGSREGLILTYLTFSLPFSIWMLTGYFDSIPRELDEAAEVDGCGPVGALFRVIVPAALPGIVAVAVYAFMTAWGEVLFASVMTDDTTRTLAVGLQGYASQNDVYWNQVMAASLVVSVPVVAGFLLLQRYLVAGLTAGAVK, from the coding sequence ATGGCCGCGCCCCGCTCCTTCCTGTGGACCCGGCGGATCCTCCTCACCCTGCTCACCGGCTTCGTCCTGCTGCCGCTGTACGTCATGGTCTCCAGCTCCCTGAAGCCCCTCGCGGACGTGTCGGGGAAGTTCGAGTGGGTCCCGTCCGGTCTCACGCTCCGCCCGTACCTCGACATCTGGGACACCGTCCCGCTGGCCGACTACTTCCTGAACTCCCTGACCGTGGCGGGCGCGGCCACCGTCTTCTCGGTCGCCGTGGCGATCCTCGCCGCGTACGCGGTCAGCCGCCACGACTTCCGGGGCAAGCGCGTCTTCACGGTCACCGTCCTGTCGACGCAGATGTTCCCCGGCATCCTGTTCCTGCTGCCGCTGTTCCTGATCTACGTCAACATCGGCAACGCCACCGGCATCGCCCTGTTCGGTTCGCGCGAAGGCCTGATCCTCACCTATCTGACCTTCTCGCTGCCCTTCTCCATCTGGATGCTGACCGGCTACTTCGACTCGATCCCGCGTGAACTCGACGAGGCCGCCGAGGTCGACGGCTGCGGCCCGGTCGGCGCCCTCTTCCGGGTCATCGTGCCCGCCGCCCTGCCCGGCATCGTCGCCGTCGCCGTCTACGCCTTCATGACCGCCTGGGGCGAGGTCCTCTTCGCCTCCGTCATGACCGACGACACCACCCGCACCCTCGCCGTCGGCCTCCAGGGCTACGCCTCCCAGAACGACGTCTACTGGAACCAGGTGATGGCCGCCTCCCTCGTGGTGAGCGTGCCCGTCGTCGCCGGGTTCCTCCTCCTGCAGCGCTATCTCGTCGCCGGCCTCACGGCGGGCGCGGTCAAGTGA
- a CDS encoding carbohydrate ABC transporter permease, whose amino-acid sequence MTQTAVTQRSERAVRTAGPEAAPARRRSGRRRIALPYLLLLPALLLELLVHLVPMLMGIGMSFKELTQFFIRDWSSAPWAGLDNYSVSIDFDAPVGQALLTSFLTTCLFTLASVALCWFLGTAAAVLLQENFRGRGLLRTLFLVPYALPVYAAVITWAFMFQRDNGLINHVLHDQLGIGDSPAFWLIGDNSFWALLTVSVWKGWPFAFLTVMAGLQNIPRDMYEAAALDGAGVWKQIRHITLPSLRQVNQVLVLVLFLWTFNDFNTPFVLFGKAAPEAADLISLHIYQSSFLTWNFGTGSAMSVLLLLFLLLVTGVYLLLTTRGRKASDA is encoded by the coding sequence ATGACCCAGACCGCCGTCACTCAGCGGAGTGAGCGCGCGGTGCGCACGGCCGGACCCGAGGCGGCGCCCGCACGGCGCCGCTCCGGGCGCCGCCGCATCGCCCTCCCGTACCTGCTGCTGCTTCCCGCACTCCTCCTCGAACTCCTCGTCCACCTCGTCCCGATGCTCATGGGCATCGGCATGAGCTTCAAGGAGCTCACCCAGTTCTTCATCCGGGACTGGTCGTCCGCGCCCTGGGCCGGCCTCGACAACTACTCCGTCTCGATCGACTTCGACGCGCCCGTCGGCCAGGCCCTCCTCACGTCCTTCCTCACCACCTGTCTGTTCACCCTGGCGTCCGTCGCCCTGTGCTGGTTCCTCGGCACGGCCGCCGCCGTCCTCCTCCAGGAGAACTTCCGCGGCCGCGGCCTCCTGCGGACCCTCTTCCTCGTCCCGTACGCCCTGCCGGTCTACGCGGCCGTCATCACGTGGGCGTTCATGTTCCAGCGGGACAACGGCCTGATCAACCACGTGCTCCACGACCAGCTCGGCATCGGCGACAGCCCCGCCTTCTGGCTCATCGGCGACAACAGCTTCTGGGCCCTGCTCACCGTCTCCGTGTGGAAGGGCTGGCCCTTCGCCTTCCTGACCGTCATGGCCGGACTGCAGAACATCCCCCGGGACATGTACGAGGCGGCCGCCCTCGACGGCGCCGGCGTCTGGAAGCAGATCCGCCACATCACCCTGCCGTCCCTGCGCCAGGTCAACCAGGTCCTCGTCCTGGTCCTCTTCCTGTGGACCTTCAACGACTTCAACACGCCGTTCGTGCTCTTCGGCAAGGCGGCACCGGAGGCGGCGGACCTGATCTCCCTGCACATCTACCAGTCGTCCTTCCTGACGTGGAACTTCGGCACCGGGTCGGCGATGTCCGTGCTGCTCCTGCTGTTCCTCCTCCTCGTCACAGGCGTGTACCTCCTGCTCACCACCAGGGGAAGGAAGGCCTCCGATGCCTGA
- a CDS encoding ABC transporter substrate-binding protein produces MRTVRAAVTTSVALSLVFAATACGSGDGADSQPKKLTYWATNQGTSLEADKKVLQPELDKFEKQTGIKVELEVIPWSDLLNRILTATTSGQGPDVLNIGNTWSASLQATGALLPWDEKNFGTIGGKDRFVDSALGSTGAPGKDPAAVPLYSMAYALYYNKKMFADAGITKPPTTWAEVDAAGRKLSKDGRWGIGVEGSNLSNNIHQVFVLGKQHGTDFFTADGKADFTSEGAVAAVKQYVDLMAHSKIVAPGNAEYAQNQSLSDFAKNRTGMVLWQTPQQTFAAQGMSEDQWGVVPAPVASGTPGQGVQTNSMVAGINISVFKNTRNLDGALEFVKFMTGDEEQILLNKTYGSVPPVKSAQADPAFGSASLAVIRDTLAKSASALPQVPEESQFETVVGTAVKELFADAAAGRPVTTESVRAKLDKAQQQMPKK; encoded by the coding sequence ATGCGCACTGTCAGAGCCGCCGTCACCACTTCCGTCGCCCTCTCCCTCGTCTTCGCCGCCACCGCCTGCGGTTCCGGCGACGGGGCCGACTCCCAGCCGAAGAAGCTCACCTACTGGGCCACGAACCAGGGCACCAGCCTGGAGGCCGACAAGAAGGTCCTCCAGCCCGAACTCGACAAGTTCGAGAAGCAGACCGGCATCAAGGTCGAGCTGGAGGTCATCCCCTGGTCCGACCTGCTCAACCGCATCCTCACCGCCACCACCTCGGGCCAGGGACCCGACGTCCTCAACATCGGCAACACCTGGAGCGCCTCGCTCCAGGCGACCGGCGCCCTCCTGCCCTGGGACGAGAAGAACTTCGGCACGATCGGCGGCAAGGACCGCTTCGTCGACTCCGCGCTCGGCTCCACCGGCGCCCCCGGCAAGGACCCGGCCGCCGTGCCGCTCTACTCCATGGCCTACGCGCTCTACTACAACAAGAAGATGTTCGCCGACGCGGGCATAACGAAGCCGCCGACCACCTGGGCCGAGGTCGACGCCGCCGGCAGGAAGCTCAGCAAGGACGGCAGGTGGGGCATCGGGGTCGAGGGCTCCAACCTGTCGAACAACATCCACCAGGTCTTCGTGCTCGGCAAGCAGCACGGCACCGACTTCTTCACCGCCGACGGCAAGGCCGACTTCACCTCCGAAGGCGCCGTCGCCGCCGTCAAGCAGTACGTCGACCTGATGGCCCACTCCAAGATCGTCGCGCCCGGCAACGCCGAGTACGCCCAGAACCAGTCGCTCTCCGACTTCGCCAAGAACCGCACCGGCATGGTCCTGTGGCAGACCCCCCAGCAGACCTTCGCCGCCCAGGGCATGTCCGAGGACCAGTGGGGCGTCGTCCCGGCCCCCGTCGCCTCCGGCACCCCCGGCCAGGGCGTCCAGACCAACTCCATGGTCGCCGGCATCAACATCTCCGTCTTCAAGAACACCAGGAACCTCGACGGCGCCCTCGAGTTCGTGAAGTTCATGACCGGTGACGAGGAGCAGATCCTCCTCAACAAGACGTACGGCTCCGTCCCGCCGGTCAAGTCCGCGCAGGCCGACCCCGCCTTCGGCTCGGCCTCGCTCGCGGTCATCCGCGACACCCTCGCCAAGAGCGCCTCCGCCCTCCCGCAGGTCCCCGAGGAGTCCCAGTTCGAGACCGTCGTCGGCACCGCGGTGAAGGAGCTCTTCGCCGACGCCGCCGCGGGCCGCCCGGTCACCACCGAATCCGTGCGGGCCAAGCTCGACAAGGCCCAGCAGCAGATGCCGAAGAAGTAG